The proteins below are encoded in one region of Neofelis nebulosa isolate mNeoNeb1 chromosome 17, mNeoNeb1.pri, whole genome shotgun sequence:
- the KLK13 gene encoding kallikrein-13 isoform X2, with product MWPLAAVIAFLTVALSGGISQEYPKILNGTNGTSGFLPGGYTCRPHSQPWQAALLVQKRLLCGGVLVDPKWVLTAAHCLKEGYRVYLGKHALGRVEAGEQVREVVRSIPHPQYQISPTHLKHDHDIMLLELHSPVQLTNHIRVVPLSQDCLPAGTCCRVSGWGTTTSPQVSYPPTLQCANIQLRSDEECHQVYPGKITPNMLCAGTEEGGKDSCEGDSGGPLICNGTLHGIISWGDFPCGQPNRPGVYTRVSQYVVWIRETIQKHRTQEWKRTKGKGPQ from the exons ATGTGGCCCCTGGCCGCTGTGATCGCCTTCCTGACGGTGGCCTTGTCAGGCG GTATCTCTCAGGAGTATCCCAAGATTCTCAACGGCACTAATGGGACCAGCGGGTTTCTCCCGGGGGGCTACACCTGCCGTCCCCACTCTCAGCCCTGGCAGGCAGCCCTACTGGTGCAAAAGCGGCTGCTCTGTGGGGGAGTCCTTGTTGACCCCAAATGGGTCCTCACTGCAGCACACTGTCTGAAGGA AGGGTACAGAGTTTACCTGGGCAAGCATGCCCTGGGGCGTGTGGAGGCCGGAGAGCAGGTGAGGGAGGTAGTCCGCTCTATCCCCCACCCTCAATACCAGATCAGCCCCACCCACCTGAAGCATGACCACGACATCATGCTTCTGGAGCTGCATTCACCGGTCCAGCTCACGAACCACATCCGTGTTGTGCCCCTCTCCCAAGACTGCCTCCCTGCTGGCACCTGCTGTCGGGTGTCTGGCTGGGGCACCACCACCAGCCCCCAGG tgAGTTACCCCCCAACCTTACAATGTGCCAACATCCAGCTTCGCTCAGATGAGGAGTGTCATCAGGTCTACCCGGGGAAGATCACACCCAACATGCTGTGTGCTGGCACAGAAGAGGGTGGCAAGGACTCCTGTGAG GGCGACTCCGGGGGCCCCCTGATCTGTAATGGAACACTCCATGGCATCATCTCCTGGGGAGACTTCCCATGTGGGCAGCCCAACCGGCCTGGTGTCTATACTCGAGTCTCTCAATATGTTGTGTGGATCCGAGAAACGATTCAAAAACACAGGACCCAAGAGTGGAAACGGACGAAGGGGAAGGGCCCACAGTAA
- the KLK12 gene encoding kallikrein-12 codes for MEAPASSGTRTWKWLTLGSSILLLLCVSGLSQPATEKIIKGKECARHSQPWQVGLFEGTSLRCGGVLTGRRWVLTAAHCSGSRYWVRLGEHSLSRLDWTEQIRRSGFSVTHPGYQRAGHSHDNDLRLLRLGTPVRLTRSVQLLPLPTTCAAAGTKCHISGWGITNQPGKPFPDLLQCLNVSIVSSAACQALFPGKITDNMVCASGADGADACQGDSGGPLVCGGVLQGLVSWGTVEPCGQKGIPGVYTNICKYVDWIRMVMRNN; via the exons ATGGAGGCCCCAGCAAGCAGCGGGACAag GACCTGGAAGTGGCTCACCCTGGGCTCCAGCATCCTGTTGCTCCTGTGTGTTTCTG GGCTCAGCCAACCGGCCACGGAGAAGATTATTAAAGGCAAGGAGTGTGCCCGTCACTCACAGCCTTGGCAAGTAGGGCTGTTTGAGGGTACCAGTCTGCGTTGTGGGGGGGTCCTCACTGGCCGCAGATGGGTCCTCACAGCTGCTCACTGCAGTGGCAG caggTACTGGGTGCGCCTGGGGGAGCACAGTCTTAGCCGTCTGGACTGGACGGAGCAGATCCGACGCAGCGGCTTCTCCGTGACCCACCCCGGCTACCAGAGAGCCGGGCACAGCCATGACAATGACCTCCGGCTCCTGCGACTGGGCACACCCGTCCGCTTGACCCGCAGCGTccagctcctgcccctgcccaccaccTGTGCAGCGGCTGGCACCAAGTGCCACATCTCAGGCTGGGGCATCACCAATCAGCCAGGGA AACCATTCCCGGACCTGCTCCAATGCCTCAATGTCTCCATCGTTTCCAGTGCTGCCTGCCAGGCTCTGTTCCCCGGGAAAATCACGGACAACATGGTGTGTGCCAGCGGCGCTGATGGGGCGGATGCCTGCCAG GGTGACTCTGGAGGACCCCTGGTGTGTGGAGGAGTCCTTCAAGGTCTGGTGTCCTGGGGAACTGTGGAGCCTTGTGGGCAAAAAGGCATCCCAGGAGTCTACAccaacatttgcaaatatgtggACTGGATCCGGATGGTCATGAGGAACAACTAG
- the KLK13 gene encoding kallikrein-13 isoform X1, whose protein sequence is MNHQFLVTQSKILTLSPSPRPPSPPEPQFPNIFSSSPGISQEYPKILNGTNGTSGFLPGGYTCRPHSQPWQAALLVQKRLLCGGVLVDPKWVLTAAHCLKEGYRVYLGKHALGRVEAGEQVREVVRSIPHPQYQISPTHLKHDHDIMLLELHSPVQLTNHIRVVPLSQDCLPAGTCCRVSGWGTTTSPQVSYPPTLQCANIQLRSDEECHQVYPGKITPNMLCAGTEEGGKDSCEGDSGGPLICNGTLHGIISWGDFPCGQPNRPGVYTRVSQYVVWIRETIQKHRTQEWKRTKGKGPQ, encoded by the exons ATGAATCATCAATTCCTGGTCACCCAGAGCAAAATTCTGACCCTCTCCCCAAGCCCAAGGCCTCCTTCTCCCCCTGAGCCCCAATTCcctaacattttctcttcttcaccaGGTATCTCTCAGGAGTATCCCAAGATTCTCAACGGCACTAATGGGACCAGCGGGTTTCTCCCGGGGGGCTACACCTGCCGTCCCCACTCTCAGCCCTGGCAGGCAGCCCTACTGGTGCAAAAGCGGCTGCTCTGTGGGGGAGTCCTTGTTGACCCCAAATGGGTCCTCACTGCAGCACACTGTCTGAAGGA AGGGTACAGAGTTTACCTGGGCAAGCATGCCCTGGGGCGTGTGGAGGCCGGAGAGCAGGTGAGGGAGGTAGTCCGCTCTATCCCCCACCCTCAATACCAGATCAGCCCCACCCACCTGAAGCATGACCACGACATCATGCTTCTGGAGCTGCATTCACCGGTCCAGCTCACGAACCACATCCGTGTTGTGCCCCTCTCCCAAGACTGCCTCCCTGCTGGCACCTGCTGTCGGGTGTCTGGCTGGGGCACCACCACCAGCCCCCAGG tgAGTTACCCCCCAACCTTACAATGTGCCAACATCCAGCTTCGCTCAGATGAGGAGTGTCATCAGGTCTACCCGGGGAAGATCACACCCAACATGCTGTGTGCTGGCACAGAAGAGGGTGGCAAGGACTCCTGTGAG GGCGACTCCGGGGGCCCCCTGATCTGTAATGGAACACTCCATGGCATCATCTCCTGGGGAGACTTCCCATGTGGGCAGCCCAACCGGCCTGGTGTCTATACTCGAGTCTCTCAATATGTTGTGTGGATCCGAGAAACGATTCAAAAACACAGGACCCAAGAGTGGAAACGGACGAAGGGGAAGGGCCCACAGTAA
- the KLK11 gene encoding kallikrein-11 isoform X2, translated as MMILRLIILALVTGHVGGETRIIKGYECSPHSQPWQVALFQKTRLLCGATLIAPKWLLTAAHCRKPRYLVHLGEHNLQRRDGCEQTRTATESFPHPDFNNSLPNKDHRNDIMLVKMTTAAFITRAVRPLTLSSRCVTAGTRCLISGWGTTSSPQLHLPHTLRCANITIIKHEECENAYPGNITDTMVCASVREEGKDSCQGDSGGPLVCDGSLQGIISWGQDPCAVTRKPGVYTKVCKYVDWIQKTMEDN; from the exons ATGATGATTCTGCGATTAATCATTCTTGCTCTGGTAACAG GGCATGTAGGGGGAGAGACCAGGATCATCAAGGGGTATGAGTGCTCTCCTCATTCCCAGCCCTGGCAGGTGGCTCTGTTCCAGAAGACACGGCTGCTCTGTGGGGCAACACTCATCGCTCCCAAATGGCTCCTGACAGCAGCTCACTGCCGCAAGCC CCGATACTTAGTTCACCTGGGGGAGCACAACCTCCAGCGGCGGGATGGCTGTGAGCAGACCCGAACGGCCACCGagtccttcccccacccagaCTTCAACAACAGCCTCCCCAACAAAGACCACCGCAATGACATCATGCTGGTGAAGATGACGACAGCGGCCTTCATCACCCGGGCCGTGCGACCACTCACGCTGTCGTCACGCTGTGTCACTGCTGGCACCCGCTGCCTCATTTCTGGCTGGGGCACGACGTCCAGCCCCCAGT TGCACCTGCCCCATACCTTGCGATGTGCCAACATCACCATCATTAAGCACGAAGAGTGTGAGAACGCCTATCCCGGCAATATCACAGACACCATGGTGTGTGCCAGTGTTCGGGAAGAGGGCAAAGACTCCTGCCAG GGTGACTCTGGGGGCCCTCTGGTCTGTGACGGGTCTCTTCAAGGCATTATCTCCTGGGGCCAGGATCCATGTGCTGTCACCAGAAAGCCTGGTGTCTATACCAAGGTCTGCAAATATGTAGACTGGATCCAGAAGACTATGGAGGATAATTAG
- the KLK10 gene encoding kallikrein-10: protein MRSPHLHPSTASGPRARAMLLLPLLVTQLWAAEAVLLPRNDTDLDLVASGAPCARGSQPWQVSLFDGLKFHCAGVLVDKSWVLTAAHCGNKPLWARVGDDHLLLIQGEQLRRTTRPIVHPKYQHGLGPILPRRTDEHDLMLLKLVRPAVLGPRVQTLRLPYRCAQPGDQCQVAGWGTTATRRVKYNKGLSCSRVTVLSAKECEVFYPGVVTNNMMCAGLDQGQDPCQSDSGGPLVCDETLQGILSWGIYPCGSAQHPAVYTQICKYTSWIEKTLRSN, encoded by the exons ATGAGATCTCCgcacctccacccctccaccgCCTCTGGCCCCCGAGCTCGGGCaatgctgctgctgccgctgctcgTGACGCAACTCTGGG ccGCGGAGGCGGTGCTGCTCCCCAGAAACGACACCGACTTAGACCTTGTGGCCTCCGGCGCCCCGTGCGCACGCGGTTCGCAGCCCTGGCAGGTCTCCCTCTTCGATGGCCTCAAGTTCCACTGCGCGGGCGTCCTGGTGgacaagagttgggtgctcacaGCCGCGCACTGCGGGAACAA gcctctgtGGGCTCGCGTGGGGGACGACCACCTGCTGCTTATCCAGGGCGAGCAGCTACGCAGGACCACCCGCCCCATCGTCCACCCCAAGTACCAGCATGGCTTGGGCCCCATTCTGCCGCGGCGGACAGACGAACATGACCTCATGCTGCTGAAGCTGGTCAGGCCGGCCGTGCTGGGGCCTCGCGTCCAGACCCTGCGCCTGCCCTACCGCTGTGCCCAGCCGGGAGACCAGTGCCAGGTGGCTGGCTGGGGCACCACGGCCACCCGAAGAG TGAAGTACAACAAGGGCCTGAGTTGCTCCAGGGTCACTGTCCTGAGCGCTAAAGAATGCGAGGTCTTCTACCCTGGTGTGGTCACCAACAACATGATGTGTGCAGGACTGGACCAGGGTCAGGACCCCTGCCAG agtgaCTCTGGTGGCCCTCTGGTCTGTGACGAGACCCTGCAGGGCATCCTTTCATGGGGCATTTACCCCTGCGGCTCTGCTCAGCATCCAGCTGTCTACACTCAAATCTGCAAGTACACCTCCTGGATAGAGAAAACCCTGCGCTCCAACTGA
- the KLK11 gene encoding kallikrein-11 isoform X1: MMILRLIILALVTGHVGGETRIIKGYECSPHSQPWQVALFQKTRLLCGATLIAPKWLLTAAHCRKPRYLVHLGEHNLQRRDGCEQTRTATESFPHPDFNNSLPNKDHRNDIMLVKMTTAAFITRAVRPLTLSSRCVTAGTRCLISGWGTTSSPQLHLPHTLRCANITIIKHEECENAYPGNITDTMVCASVREEGKDSCQVRGQGLGLQPHPCVHLPPHLPLQLHPNLIPNPNPVSPPCNPQSLSTPSSYF; encoded by the exons ATGATGATTCTGCGATTAATCATTCTTGCTCTGGTAACAG GGCATGTAGGGGGAGAGACCAGGATCATCAAGGGGTATGAGTGCTCTCCTCATTCCCAGCCCTGGCAGGTGGCTCTGTTCCAGAAGACACGGCTGCTCTGTGGGGCAACACTCATCGCTCCCAAATGGCTCCTGACAGCAGCTCACTGCCGCAAGCC CCGATACTTAGTTCACCTGGGGGAGCACAACCTCCAGCGGCGGGATGGCTGTGAGCAGACCCGAACGGCCACCGagtccttcccccacccagaCTTCAACAACAGCCTCCCCAACAAAGACCACCGCAATGACATCATGCTGGTGAAGATGACGACAGCGGCCTTCATCACCCGGGCCGTGCGACCACTCACGCTGTCGTCACGCTGTGTCACTGCTGGCACCCGCTGCCTCATTTCTGGCTGGGGCACGACGTCCAGCCCCCAGT TGCACCTGCCCCATACCTTGCGATGTGCCAACATCACCATCATTAAGCACGAAGAGTGTGAGAACGCCTATCCCGGCAATATCACAGACACCATGGTGTGTGCCAGTGTTCGGGAAGAGGGCAAAGACTCCTGCCAGGtcagggggcagggcctgggtctcCAGCCACATCCCTGTGTCCATCTCCCACCTCATCTGCCTCTTCAACTACATCCCAATCTCATCCCCAACCCTAACCCAGTCTCCCCTCCCTGCAACCCTCAATCTCTCTCCACCCCTAGTTCCTATTTCTAA